DNA from Litoribacterium kuwaitense:
AGAAAATACCCGCAGTTATTCCGCGCTCTAAAGTATATGCATCTCCCTGCATACTACCCACAACAAACACCGTCATTTGAGCAAGCAAAAAGGACCAGACAATTGCCCAAAGATACGCCATATGTAAATCACCTCAACTAAAATAAGATTCAACTGCAACGAAAACGCATGTTACGAATAGTGTATCATACCCTGTTAAAAAAGGGAATGAGCCAATCGACTGAACGTGAAGCGAATAAAATGTAACGCAGGTGAAGAAGGATGTTGAAAAATCAGCCAATGCATATGGAACGTTATTTTATGCTTGATCAGCAGTGGAATGTTTTGCACATCCCTGAGCGTCCTAACGGATTTGCGATTTTAATCGTAGGAGATGTAAGCCATTATGTTGACGAAGATACGAGCTTTTGGCGCAACCACCCTGGACGCAACCGTTTATTAAGCGATTTATTGGAAAAGGGCTATACCGTTGTAAACACCCATTGCTTTGGCAGACATTGGGGAAGCCCTGAGGCAGTCCGGTTTCTACAAAGGCTTGTCTACGTATTTCTAAAGCAGGAAATCTTAAACCCATACATCCACTTGCTTGGAGAAGGGATGGGGAGCTTGGCCTTATTGAAGCTGGCAAATTTAATGCCTTCTCGGATTCGTTCTGTTGCTTTAATTACCCCGTGTGTTTCATTACAAGCTTATGCAAAAACCGAAAAAGAAAACCGGCTCTTTTATAAACGGTTGTTAAAAGAGGTCTCTGACGCCTATGATATTCCCAAAGATGATGTCGAAGAGACCGTTCTTCAAAAAAGTCCAATGAATCAGTTTGTCATGAGCCGTCCATGCCACATTTTTCAAGACATCACGAGTCATACGTATCCAGTAGACATACACGCCCGTCCTTTTTATGAATATTTAAAGCAAACAGGAGAGAATGCCGGATTAACATTATATTCAACGCAATTAAGTGGAGGGCATTATGAGACGATGGTGAATTTCTTTCAGTCCAATGAACAATATTTGGATAAAGGAGAATAACAATGGCGAATGTTTTTGTGAAGCACGGGGGGAGCTGGCTCGGTTTTCATATGATCGAAGCTTTAAGTGATCGAGGTCATGATGTGTATATTGATTTATTAGAATGCACAGATACCTTTTGTGACTGGTTTGGCAGGAATGCGCTCATTCACTTTTCTAACATTGACAATCGTGTTGACAAGTTAAAGGAACTTCCGGTGGATCGCATCGTTTATTGTGTCGACGTGTGGAAGGAAAGGATGCGTGCTGATATTCAAGCACTCGCTGCGCAATGGCCAGTGCAAGTGCTCCTACATGAGTCTTATGCGAGCTTAGATTTTAACATTTCCAACGTGCTTTGGTGTTATCATCCCGATTTGTTTGGTCCAGGGCAGTCAAATCAGCATTTGTTAACGGCTCTATGGAACGGCTCGCCTTTATATGACTCAACGCCAAAACATCCTCATGTGATGTTTGTTAAAGATTATACGCGCTGTGTTGCGGAAATGCCTTTTCGAGAAGGGCAGGTGTCGATTGAATATGATGATGACGTGCACTGGTCAGATATTCTGACGAACTCTGAACGAGAACGACTTGAGCAGCAGCCTGCTCTTAAGCTGTCCGCTCATGACGACACTTCTACAGTCACAGTGCAAAAGCCAACC
Protein-coding regions in this window:
- a CDS encoding DUF2929 family protein; the encoded protein is MAYLWAIVWSFLLAQMTVFVVGSMQGDAYTLERGITAGIFFAVVVLIITAFIPLSENREHAGS